The Kordia sp. SMS9 genome window below encodes:
- a CDS encoding peptidase domain-containing ABC transporter has translation MIKREFPFYRQLDQMDCGPTCLRMVAKHFGRAYTIDFLRKKANITREGVSLGGIAEAAEEIGLHTLAVSVDYKTLVDDVPYPCIAHWRQRHFVVVYKIKRNKVYVADPAHGLVKYSKEDFIKGWIGSSADPDAAEGYLLLLEPTPEFYELEKEEKKEYGFKFLFWYFKPYKKYILQLILGLLVGSLLQLIFPFLTQSVVDYGINYQNKNFVFLILIAQLTLFISQTTVELIRGWILLHMTSRININLISDFLIKLMRLPIAFFDSKNTGDIIQRIYDHNRIQSFLSSTTLNTLFSAFNMFIFGGVLAYYNMQIFIVFFVGSALYIGWTLLFMKKRAELDYKRFDQSSDNQSSLYQLISGMQEIKLNGSERRRRWEWEAIQVRLFKISIKGLALSQTQNTGGRFINELKNIIITYIAATSVIDDPLFTLGMMLSVQYIIGQLNLPINNFITFIQSGQDAKISLERLSEIHNKDDEEDRFEENIKELPEDKTIKMTNASFRYGGKSSPLILDDLTVEIPEGKVTAIVGASGSGKTTLIKLLLKFYEFNEGSLHIGPHKLGDISTKTWRRACGSVMQDGFLFGDTIARNITESDSEGIIDKQRLIHAVKVANIEDFIEELPSGYNTKIGSSGVNVSGGQKQRILIARSVYKDPKYIFFDEATSALDANNEKVIMENLQEFYKGKTVVVVAHRLSTVKNADQIIVLDKGKIIELGNHEELTAKRGAYYTLVKNQLELGN, from the coding sequence ATGATAAAGAGAGAATTTCCTTTTTACCGACAGTTAGATCAAATGGATTGCGGACCAACGTGCTTGCGGATGGTGGCAAAACATTTTGGACGTGCCTACACTATTGATTTTCTACGAAAGAAAGCCAATATTACCCGTGAAGGTGTTTCCCTTGGCGGAATTGCTGAAGCTGCCGAAGAAATTGGATTACACACACTTGCCGTAAGTGTTGATTATAAAACGTTGGTAGATGATGTTCCGTATCCGTGTATTGCACATTGGAGACAGCGTCATTTTGTGGTAGTTTATAAGATAAAGAGAAATAAAGTGTACGTTGCCGATCCTGCACACGGTTTGGTAAAGTATTCTAAAGAAGATTTTATAAAAGGTTGGATAGGTTCTTCAGCCGATCCAGATGCTGCCGAAGGTTATTTGTTGCTGTTAGAGCCAACTCCAGAGTTTTACGAATTGGAGAAGGAAGAAAAGAAAGAGTACGGTTTTAAGTTTCTTTTTTGGTATTTTAAACCGTATAAAAAATACATACTTCAGTTAATTTTAGGATTGCTGGTCGGGAGTTTGCTGCAATTGATATTTCCGTTCTTAACGCAGTCCGTAGTGGATTACGGTATTAATTATCAGAATAAAAACTTTGTCTTTCTGATCTTAATTGCGCAGTTAACGTTATTTATTTCGCAAACCACGGTCGAACTGATTCGGGGTTGGATTCTGCTACACATGACGAGTCGGATCAACATCAACCTGATTTCCGATTTCTTAATCAAGTTGATGCGTTTGCCGATTGCCTTTTTCGATTCTAAAAATACAGGAGATATTATACAACGTATTTACGATCACAACCGAATTCAGAGTTTCTTATCGTCTACAACCTTAAACACGCTGTTTTCTGCCTTTAATATGTTTATTTTTGGTGGCGTTTTGGCGTATTACAACATGCAAATCTTTATTGTATTCTTTGTAGGATCGGCGTTATATATTGGATGGACATTATTGTTTATGAAGAAAAGAGCCGAACTCGATTACAAACGTTTCGATCAATCTTCCGACAACCAAAGTAGTTTGTATCAGTTGATTTCGGGAATGCAAGAAATTAAATTGAACGGTTCTGAACGTAGAAGACGTTGGGAATGGGAAGCAATTCAAGTGCGTTTGTTTAAAATTTCGATCAAAGGATTGGCGCTTTCGCAGACACAAAATACAGGTGGACGATTTATCAACGAGTTAAAAAATATCATTATTACGTATATCGCAGCGACTTCTGTAATTGACGATCCGTTGTTTACCTTGGGTATGATGCTTTCGGTTCAGTATATCATTGGACAGTTAAACTTACCTATCAACAATTTTATTACGTTCATTCAATCTGGACAGGATGCTAAGATCAGTTTGGAGCGTTTGTCGGAGATTCACAATAAAGACGATGAAGAAGATCGTTTTGAAGAAAATATCAAAGAATTACCAGAAGATAAAACCATTAAAATGACCAATGCGAGTTTCCGTTACGGTGGAAAAAGTTCGCCATTGATTTTGGATGATCTTACCGTAGAAATTCCAGAAGGAAAAGTAACGGCAATCGTTGGTGCGAGTGGTAGTGGAAAAACAACGCTGATTAAGTTATTGTTGAAATTCTACGAATTTAACGAAGGTTCACTGCACATTGGACCACACAAGTTGGGTGATATTAGTACCAAAACGTGGCGAAGAGCGTGCGGATCGGTAATGCAAGATGGTTTCTTGTTTGGCGATACGATTGCACGAAACATTACCGAATCAGATTCCGAAGGAATTATTGACAAACAACGTTTGATTCACGCTGTAAAAGTGGCAAATATTGAAGATTTTATTGAAGAATTGCCATCGGGATACAATACCAAAATTGGTTCCAGTGGTGTGAATGTTTCGGGAGGACAGAAGCAGCGTATTTTAATTGCGCGATCTGTGTACAAAGATCCGAAGTATATTTTCTTTGACGAAGCTACCAGTGCGTTGGATGCGAATAACGAGAAAGTCATTATGGAGAATTTACAAGAATTCTACAAAGGAAAAACCGTAGTGGTGGTGGCGCACCGTTTGAGTACGGTAAAAAATGCAGATCAGATTATCGTGTTGGATAAAGGAAAAATTATCGAATTAGGAAATCACGAAGAGTTAACCGCTAAACGCGGAGCATATTACACATTAGTAAAAAATCAATTAGAGCTAGGAAATTAA
- a CDS encoding phosphatidylserine decarboxylase family protein has protein sequence MKKSNNDGAFMPVTNRMGNWLPTKQDAAAWLEKTKKEAKKKKRKLDPTIRSFKRLIETDPIINMYFTQMFQQQPKFAPPAGSGDVKIKNYQEMLLIMNHVLKTAPEYNTTGMVGFPINAILDFPMITPAGLAAFADAKVNRALMRILKKWQKYLDTPDSLYVLNTSPTGWMSKSAYKALSMQDFIHDPKKPFWGFKSWNDFFIRQFKKGKRPVASPKDKKVIVSACEAAPLRISDNVQRTSEFWIKGQPYSLEHMLDGHNVDYYEGGTVYQAYLSAENYHRWHAPIDGKIVEVRHVEGTYYSEAASEGFDPAGPNNSQAYLAQVAARALIFIDSGDKKLGIVCVIPIGMAEVSSCLVSVKVGDKVKKGEQIGYFQFGGSTHCVVFQKGAIANFTLPAIPQGAQGEDSKIVPINSAIAVAN, from the coding sequence ATGAAAAAATCGAATAATGATGGAGCGTTTATGCCCGTAACGAATCGCATGGGAAATTGGCTTCCAACCAAACAAGATGCCGCAGCTTGGCTAGAGAAAACAAAGAAAGAAGCCAAAAAGAAAAAGCGCAAACTCGATCCAACCATTAGAAGTTTTAAAAGGCTGATCGAAACCGATCCAATCATCAATATGTATTTTACGCAGATGTTTCAGCAGCAGCCAAAATTTGCGCCACCAGCAGGAAGTGGTGATGTGAAAATTAAAAATTACCAAGAAATGTTGCTCATTATGAACCATGTGTTAAAAACCGCTCCAGAATACAACACCACTGGAATGGTTGGCTTTCCTATCAACGCCATTCTCGATTTTCCAATGATTACGCCAGCAGGTTTGGCAGCTTTTGCAGATGCTAAAGTAAACCGAGCCTTGATGAGAATCTTAAAAAAATGGCAAAAATATTTAGACACTCCCGATTCATTATATGTCCTAAACACATCTCCAACAGGTTGGATGAGCAAAAGCGCTTACAAAGCATTGAGCATGCAAGATTTTATTCATGATCCTAAAAAACCTTTTTGGGGATTCAAATCATGGAATGATTTCTTTATTCGTCAATTCAAAAAAGGAAAAAGACCAGTAGCGTCACCAAAAGATAAAAAAGTGATTGTAAGTGCCTGTGAAGCCGCTCCGTTGCGCATTAGCGATAATGTACAACGTACAAGTGAGTTTTGGATTAAAGGACAACCGTATTCGCTAGAACACATGCTCGACGGACACAACGTAGATTATTATGAAGGTGGAACAGTGTATCAAGCGTATTTAAGTGCGGAAAATTACCATCGTTGGCATGCACCAATTGACGGAAAAATTGTAGAAGTACGACATGTAGAAGGAACGTATTATTCAGAAGCTGCTTCAGAAGGTTTTGATCCTGCCGGACCGAACAACTCGCAAGCATATTTAGCACAAGTTGCTGCAAGAGCCTTAATTTTCATTGATAGTGGCGATAAAAAACTTGGAATTGTTTGCGTCATACCAATTGGAATGGCAGAAGTATCTTCCTGTTTGGTTTCTGTAAAAGTAGGTGACAAAGTGAAAAAAGGAGAACAAATCGGCTATTTCCAGTTTGGCGGTTCTACACATTGTGTAGTATTCCAAAAAGGCGCGATTGCCAATTTTACGCTGCCAGCCATTCCGCAAGGAGCACAAGGTGAAGATTCTAAAATTGTCCCTATAAACTCAGCTATTGCTGTTGCAAATTAA
- a CDS encoding ATP/GTP-binding protein has product MLVKFTVENYLSFKNRMTIDFTATSLTELRDANLHQTSLKNVTLLKSMIIYGANSNGKSNLFKAIKFARKFILNSSKDSQSDEPIEVQPFCLSTETIEKPSFFELVFVYEAAKYRYGFEVDDTEVHKEWLYMTTKNKEQLLFERDFQNITVTKKYDAASSNLTSITRKNALFLSVCAQFNIPTGMAILKALSNVQYISGMQDRYTVNFTIDMMDDPEKKKYIDNFIASADLGFTETKVERFKLTEEILEKGNVPKEIRKMILESDEENVVVSTKHIIYDENNEEVDNIYFNLFVSESLGTGKYVALAGPIIDALMHGKTLIIDEFDAQLHPHLSKAIVELFNSKENNPNGAQLIFASHNPSLINPKRKLFRRDQIIITEKDQFGVTTMESLYDKKIRKDASFEKDYLEGKYDGIPDVQIDKDFRLFDA; this is encoded by the coding sequence ATGCTCGTAAAATTCACAGTAGAAAACTATTTATCATTCAAAAATAGAATGACTATTGATTTTACTGCGACGTCACTTACCGAATTGCGCGATGCAAACTTGCATCAAACTTCCTTGAAAAATGTGACATTGTTGAAGAGTATGATTATTTACGGCGCCAATTCGAATGGAAAAAGTAATTTATTTAAAGCCATTAAATTTGCACGAAAGTTTATTTTAAATTCTTCCAAAGATTCACAATCGGACGAACCGATAGAAGTACAACCGTTTTGCTTATCGACAGAAACAATTGAAAAACCGAGCTTTTTTGAATTGGTATTTGTGTATGAAGCGGCTAAATATCGCTATGGTTTTGAAGTGGACGACACGGAAGTTCACAAAGAATGGTTGTATATGACAACCAAAAATAAAGAACAACTCCTGTTTGAACGCGATTTTCAAAATATTACCGTCACTAAAAAATACGATGCCGCAAGTAGCAATTTAACGTCTATCACGCGAAAAAACGCCTTATTTCTTTCAGTTTGCGCACAATTTAATATTCCCACCGGAATGGCCATCTTAAAAGCGTTGAGCAATGTGCAGTACATTTCGGGAATGCAAGATCGGTATACGGTGAACTTTACCATTGATATGATGGACGATCCTGAAAAGAAAAAATATATTGACAATTTTATTGCGAGTGCCGATTTAGGATTTACCGAAACTAAAGTAGAACGTTTCAAACTTACAGAAGAAATTTTGGAGAAAGGAAATGTTCCTAAAGAAATTCGGAAGATGATTTTAGAATCCGATGAAGAAAATGTAGTGGTAAGTACCAAACACATCATCTATGACGAAAACAACGAAGAAGTAGACAATATTTACTTCAACTTATTTGTCAGCGAATCGTTGGGAACAGGAAAATATGTCGCACTTGCAGGACCCATCATTGATGCACTCATGCATGGAAAAACCTTGATTATTGATGAGTTTGACGCGCAATTGCATCCACATTTAAGCAAAGCCATTGTAGAACTCTTCAACTCCAAAGAAAACAATCCGAATGGCGCACAGTTGATTTTCGCATCGCACAATCCGTCGTTGATCAACCCGAAACGCAAACTTTTCCGCCGCGATCAAATCATTATCACGGAAAAAGATCAATTTGGTGTAACTACGATGGAATCACTCTACGACAAAAAAATCCGCAAAGATGCTTCTTTCGAAAAAGATTACCTAGAAGGCAAATACGACGGAATTCCCGATGTACAAATTGACAAAGATTTTCGATTATTTGATGCGTAA
- a CDS encoding AraC family transcriptional regulator, which produces MYDTTFYEDPAKANMYAAAAYELAKKNGDQEKLVIAKYYVARSKYYLTKYSESTKDLEEVIRIATEISDNVLLYKSHSLKGNNLFEQNKHHESLDLYLKAKKYAKLTDNPLFIARINISIAFIKKFHKDYEEAINVLLENLKLLEQYDGDEKKKKNNQRTVLMQLADTYLRIKKPKEAEHYNDLALKLSPKEEFHDAYYWGFMNKAIIEYQNKNFEKSIEYSRQVETYYKNTNKLSNLATPYFYIGKSFYELGNNSQAVEYLEKAIAISDEFKLDFQEKKEVYRYLDLAHSLLGNSKKANEYSIMFYELDKKNDSLDIALNNRINKEHDIIPLQEEIESLDKNTKYLYVFSGILLTILVSFFIWFKQRQKRNKKRFQELLITIEKLEQPKKKNSQKIIPKETSNTVTDKNALQILKDLEKFEEKEFYLRKDCTLSYVAKKLKTNTTYLSNVINTHKEKSFKSYLSELRINAALIQLKNNPKLRSYTVKAIAEEFGFKRPETFSRAFKTQTNMYPSNYIKNLENQQIT; this is translated from the coding sequence TTGTATGATACAACTTTCTATGAAGATCCTGCCAAAGCCAATATGTATGCTGCAGCAGCTTATGAATTAGCAAAAAAAAATGGTGATCAAGAGAAATTAGTAATTGCAAAATATTATGTTGCGCGTTCTAAATACTATCTAACCAAATATTCCGAATCTACTAAAGATTTGGAAGAAGTAATTCGTATTGCAACTGAAATTAGTGATAATGTATTACTATATAAAAGTCATAGCCTAAAGGGTAATAATTTATTTGAACAAAACAAACATCATGAAAGTTTAGATTTATATCTTAAAGCAAAAAAATACGCAAAGCTTACCGATAATCCATTATTTATTGCAAGAATAAATATTAGCATCGCCTTTATAAAAAAGTTCCATAAAGATTATGAGGAGGCTATTAATGTTTTATTAGAAAACTTAAAACTTCTAGAGCAGTATGATGGCGATGAAAAAAAGAAAAAAAATAATCAACGTACTGTTTTAATGCAATTGGCAGATACCTATCTCAGAATCAAAAAACCTAAAGAAGCTGAACATTATAATGATTTGGCCTTAAAACTATCTCCCAAAGAAGAATTTCACGATGCTTATTACTGGGGCTTCATGAATAAGGCTATTATAGAGTATCAAAATAAAAATTTTGAAAAAAGTATTGAATACTCTAGACAAGTTGAAACATATTATAAAAACACAAATAAACTTTCCAATTTAGCAACACCCTATTTTTACATTGGAAAAAGTTTTTATGAATTGGGAAATAATTCCCAAGCAGTAGAATATTTAGAAAAAGCAATCGCGATTTCTGACGAGTTCAAATTAGATTTTCAAGAAAAAAAAGAAGTCTACAGATACTTAGATTTGGCGCATTCCCTATTAGGAAATTCGAAAAAAGCAAATGAATATTCTATAATGTTCTATGAATTAGATAAAAAAAATGACAGCCTCGATATTGCTTTAAATAATAGAATCAATAAAGAACATGACATTATTCCACTCCAAGAGGAAATTGAATCGTTAGATAAAAACACCAAATACTTATATGTTTTTTCTGGGATTCTTTTAACCATATTAGTTAGTTTCTTTATTTGGTTTAAACAAAGACAAAAACGTAATAAAAAACGCTTCCAAGAGTTGTTAATCACCATTGAAAAATTAGAACAACCTAAAAAAAAGAATTCACAAAAAATCATTCCCAAAGAAACTTCAAATACAGTAACTGATAAAAACGCATTACAAATTCTAAAGGATTTAGAAAAATTTGAGGAAAAAGAATTTTACTTACGAAAGGATTGTACACTAAGCTATGTCGCCAAAAAACTAAAAACAAATACAACATATTTATCGAACGTAATCAACACCCATAAAGAAAAATCATTCAAATCGTACCTGTCTGAATTACGCATCAATGCTGCCTTGATCCAACTGAAGAACAATCCTAAATTACGCTCATATACCGTCAAAGCCATCGCTGAAGAATTTGGTTTTAAACGTCCAGAAACCTTTTCAAGAGCTTTTAAAACACAAACCAATATGTACCCATCAAATTACATAAAAAACCTTGAAAATCAACAAATTACATAA
- a CDS encoding glycosyl hydrolase has translation MTRVLNVTFAFLMLVATSYAQKNDEGKDKKKDISSMYNGLKFRSIGPAFMSGRIADIVIHPDNENVWYVAVASGGVWKTENSGTTWKSIFDGQVSYSIGCITLDPQNPEIVWVGTGENVGGRHIGYGDGIYKSEDGGKSWKNMGLKKSEHVSKIIIHPTDSKVMWVASQGPLWSSGGERGVYKSIDGGNTWKRTLGDAEWVGATDMLIDPRNPDVLYAATWQRHRTVAGYLGGGPGTAIHKSIDGGETWTKLSTGLPSSNMGKIGLAISPQKPDIIYAAIELDRRKGGVYKSENKGTSWKKMSDAVSGGTGPHYYQELYASPHQFDHLYLANNYMLESFDGGKTFTQMNESEKHVDNHAVAFKKNDPNYILVGCDGGLYESFDKTKNWKFIDNLPVTQFYKIAVDDAKPFYYVYGGTQDNNTQGGPSRTDNNNGIRNSDWFVVLGGDGHQPATEPGNPNIVYAQWQQGNLNRHDRITGENVYIKPQPDVGEKTERYNWDAPILVSPHNPKRIYHASQRVWKSDDRGDSWQVISGDLTNNIERIQTPFYGKKQKWDNAWDIYAMSNYSTITSLSESPKQEGLLYAGTDDGIIQVTENGGATWRKVDFSKISGLPNTAFVNDIKADLYDENVVYAVFDNHKYGDYQPYLFKSSDKGKTWKNIASNLPDRTLLWRLVQDHENSQLMFLGTEYGVYFTLDGAKTWMQLKGGFPTISVRDLAIQKRENDLIAGTFGRGIYILDDYAALRTMNADNEAQLFKPRNGKWYMQRRVLGRAKKATQGDNFFIADNPPYGVAFTYYLKDSYKSKVAQRKKKESEIEKNKGTVGVPEWSVLEAEQKELKPKLWLFISDTKGNILRRIPAKNTKGISRISWDLSTEPTYTISSGNMNRNGSGYMAAPGNYDAQLYKQIEGKYTRIGDKVSFAVEAFGKSALAGSSPDTIVEHWKTMASLSTKVSDLGTDVRDTKNTINIMLKAYDRAPKSNENLHNELLALRDQMLDLEQQFSGSKARGEVGEKDEYPTISDYMWAASANTTYGPTKSHLKYLNNANMLFNEMTTKLKQIKDAITPLEGKLKQIGAPKIKK, from the coding sequence ATGACAAGAGTACTAAATGTAACTTTTGCTTTTCTCATGTTAGTTGCTACTAGTTATGCACAAAAAAACGATGAGGGAAAAGACAAGAAAAAAGATATCAGTTCCATGTATAATGGTCTAAAATTTAGAAGTATTGGTCCAGCATTCATGTCTGGTAGAATTGCCGATATTGTGATCCATCCAGATAACGAAAATGTGTGGTACGTAGCAGTGGCTTCTGGTGGTGTTTGGAAAACTGAAAACTCAGGAACTACTTGGAAATCTATCTTTGACGGTCAAGTAAGTTATTCCATAGGTTGTATTACGCTCGATCCGCAAAATCCAGAAATCGTCTGGGTAGGAACTGGAGAAAATGTAGGTGGAAGACATATTGGCTATGGCGACGGTATCTACAAAAGTGAAGATGGCGGGAAATCATGGAAAAACATGGGACTTAAAAAATCTGAACACGTATCTAAAATTATCATTCATCCAACAGATTCTAAAGTAATGTGGGTAGCTTCACAAGGACCGCTTTGGAGTAGTGGTGGCGAGCGAGGTGTGTATAAATCAATAGATGGCGGTAACACTTGGAAGCGCACACTTGGTGATGCAGAATGGGTTGGTGCTACAGACATGTTGATTGATCCAAGAAACCCAGACGTGCTATATGCTGCTACTTGGCAACGTCACCGTACGGTTGCAGGCTACTTGGGCGGCGGTCCTGGAACCGCGATTCACAAATCAATAGATGGTGGTGAAACATGGACAAAGTTGAGCACTGGTTTACCTAGTAGCAATATGGGTAAAATTGGTTTGGCAATCTCTCCACAAAAACCCGATATCATTTATGCCGCAATCGAATTGGATAGAAGAAAAGGTGGTGTATACAAAAGTGAAAATAAAGGTACATCCTGGAAAAAAATGAGCGATGCGGTTTCGGGTGGTACGGGACCTCACTATTATCAGGAATTATATGCATCGCCACATCAATTTGACCATCTGTATTTAGCAAATAACTATATGCTAGAATCATTTGATGGCGGAAAGACGTTTACGCAAATGAATGAATCAGAAAAACATGTAGACAACCACGCTGTAGCTTTCAAAAAAAATGATCCTAACTATATTTTAGTAGGTTGTGATGGTGGTTTGTATGAAAGTTTCGACAAAACTAAAAACTGGAAATTTATTGACAATTTGCCAGTAACACAGTTTTATAAAATTGCCGTGGATGATGCTAAACCGTTCTATTACGTTTATGGTGGAACACAAGACAACAATACACAAGGCGGTCCTTCTAGAACAGATAATAACAATGGCATTCGTAATTCAGATTGGTTTGTTGTATTAGGCGGAGATGGGCATCAGCCAGCCACAGAACCTGGAAATCCTAATATCGTCTATGCGCAGTGGCAACAAGGGAATCTCAATCGTCATGACCGAATTACGGGGGAAAACGTATATATCAAACCACAACCAGATGTTGGCGAGAAAACAGAACGCTATAACTGGGATGCTCCTATTTTAGTCAGTCCACACAATCCGAAGCGAATTTATCATGCTTCACAGCGCGTGTGGAAATCTGACGACCGAGGAGATTCTTGGCAAGTAATTTCAGGTGACTTAACCAATAATATTGAGCGTATTCAAACACCTTTTTATGGAAAAAAGCAAAAATGGGATAATGCTTGGGACATTTATGCCATGTCCAATTATAGCACAATTACATCACTATCAGAATCACCAAAGCAAGAAGGATTACTCTATGCTGGAACGGATGATGGAATCATTCAAGTAACCGAAAACGGAGGTGCTACCTGGAGAAAAGTAGATTTTTCAAAAATCAGCGGATTACCAAACACAGCTTTTGTCAATGACATCAAAGCGGATTTATATGATGAAAATGTAGTGTATGCTGTATTTGACAATCATAAATATGGAGATTACCAACCCTATCTATTTAAAAGTTCTGATAAAGGAAAAACTTGGAAAAACATCGCAAGCAACCTTCCAGATCGCACCTTATTATGGCGCCTTGTTCAAGATCATGAAAATAGTCAATTAATGTTCTTAGGAACTGAATACGGTGTATATTTCACGCTTGACGGAGCTAAAACATGGATGCAACTAAAAGGAGGATTCCCAACTATTTCTGTGCGCGATTTAGCCATTCAAAAAAGAGAAAACGACTTGATTGCTGGAACATTCGGAAGAGGTATTTATATCTTAGACGATTATGCAGCATTACGTACCATGAATGCTGACAATGAAGCGCAATTATTCAAACCAAGAAACGGCAAGTGGTATATGCAACGCAGAGTATTAGGAAGAGCCAAAAAAGCTACACAAGGTGATAATTTCTTTATTGCTGACAATCCACCGTATGGTGTTGCGTTTACCTATTATCTCAAGGACAGTTACAAATCGAAAGTAGCCCAACGTAAAAAGAAAGAAAGTGAAATTGAGAAAAACAAAGGAACGGTTGGTGTACCAGAATGGTCTGTTTTGGAAGCAGAACAAAAGGAGCTAAAACCTAAGTTATGGTTATTCATCTCCGATACAAAAGGTAATATCCTTAGAAGAATTCCGGCAAAAAACACCAAAGGAATTAGCCGAATCAGTTGGGATCTTTCTACAGAACCGACCTATACTATTTCTTCTGGAAACATGAACAGAAACGGTAGTGGATATATGGCAGCTCCAGGAAACTACGATGCACAACTTTATAAACAAATTGAAGGAAAATATACACGTATTGGCGACAAAGTTTCGTTTGCTGTAGAAGCATTTGGTAAAAGTGCATTAGCCGGAAGTTCACCCGATACAATAGTGGAACACTGGAAAACGATGGCTTCCTTATCAACGAAAGTCAGTGATTTAGGAACAGATGTTAGAGATACCAAAAACACTATTAACATCATGCTTAAAGCGTACGACCGAGCTCCAAAGAGTAATGAAAATCTGCACAACGAGCTGCTTGCATTACGAGATCAAATGTTAGATTTAGAGCAACAATTTAGCGGAAGTAAAGCGCGTGGAGAAGTTGGTGAAAAAGATGAATATCCGACCATCAGCGATTATATGTGGGCTGCGAGTGCCAATACAACGTATGGTCCTACGAAGTCACATCTAAAGTATTTGAACAATGCCAATATGCTCTTCAATGAAATGACCACAAAACTAAAGCAAATCAAAGATGCTATAACTCCTTTAGAAGGAAAATTGAAACAAATAGGCGCCCCTAAAATCAAGAAATAA
- a CDS encoding HlyD family secretion protein, translating to MAKKKDKPEEKKEERRKKINDLDERSDQVKEILGQAPNWVIQWGISVVFIIIIMFIVGSSLLSYNDIIPARVTITSENPPAHLTAKASGKLTSIFVEAGQKVQVDEVLAVIENTADFEDVQFLKKKLEDFIPSERDFDSLNYTFPSKLKLGPIQAVYNQFRAQYLTYLNYIIFNNEKNQASNIRLQLNRVRNRLRNSQNQLEYQKLEVANTKKRYEKFKRLYASRSVSEREFKDQENIYYGAKRAYEGTLSSIENDQNSILTLEGNLRQASVGDKSSEISTDQNLEQAKQDLENQILQWEQQFVLKSPIKGEVTVFDIWSKYQNVNVGQDLFTVIPDQIEGIIGRVSFPVANSGKIEVGQRVIIKLDSYPYQEWGSLSGEIINISGVPQLDVQGGPPMYVAYLKVDSLESSFEKPIDFKQEMEGTAEIVVEELTVMQRIFYQLREVFSRK from the coding sequence ATGGCTAAGAAGAAAGATAAACCAGAAGAAAAGAAGGAAGAGAGACGCAAGAAAATTAATGATCTTGATGAACGTTCCGATCAGGTCAAGGAAATCCTTGGTCAAGCACCGAATTGGGTAATCCAATGGGGAATTTCGGTCGTGTTTATCATAATTATTATGTTTATTGTAGGATCTTCTTTGTTGAGTTACAACGATATCATTCCGGCACGAGTAACGATTACTTCAGAAAATCCGCCCGCACATTTAACGGCGAAAGCTTCAGGAAAACTCACAAGTATTTTTGTAGAAGCTGGGCAAAAAGTACAAGTGGATGAAGTATTGGCTGTGATTGAAAATACCGCAGATTTTGAGGATGTACAGTTTTTAAAAAAGAAATTAGAAGATTTTATACCAAGTGAGCGCGATTTTGATTCGTTGAATTATACATTTCCATCAAAGTTAAAATTAGGACCGATTCAAGCCGTGTACAATCAGTTTAGAGCGCAGTATTTAACGTATTTGAATTATATTATTTTCAATAACGAAAAGAATCAAGCGTCCAATATACGTTTGCAACTGAATAGAGTTCGAAACCGATTGCGCAACAGTCAAAATCAATTAGAATATCAAAAATTAGAAGTTGCCAATACCAAAAAGCGGTATGAAAAGTTTAAGCGTTTGTATGCGAGTAGAAGTGTTTCTGAGCGTGAATTTAAAGATCAAGAAAATATATATTATGGTGCAAAACGCGCGTACGAAGGAACGCTATCGAGCATTGAAAACGATCAAAATTCCATCCTAACCTTAGAAGGAAATCTGCGTCAAGCTTCGGTTGGCGATAAGAGTTCAGAGATTTCGACCGATCAAAATTTGGAGCAAGCCAAGCAAGATTTGGAGAACCAAATTTTACAATGGGAACAGCAATTTGTCTTAAAATCGCCCATCAAAGGAGAAGTAACGGTTTTTGACATTTGGTCAAAATATCAAAATGTAAATGTGGGACAAGATTTGTTTACCGTAATTCCTGATCAAATTGAAGGTATTATAGGACGTGTTTCTTTTCCAGTAGCGAATTCAGGGAAAATTGAAGTTGGACAACGTGTTATTATCAAATTAGACAGTTATCCGTACCAAGAATGGGGAAGTTTATCGGGTGAAATTATCAATATTTCAGGAGTTCCACAATTAGATGTGCAAGGTGGGCCGCCGATGTATGTGGCATATTTAAAAGTAGATTCTTTAGAAAGTTCGTTTGAAAAACCGATTGATTTTAAGCAAGAAATGGAAGGAACGGCAGAAATTGTTGTGGAAGAATTGACCGTAATGCAGCGAATTTTCTACCAATTGCGCGAAGTGTTTAGCCGAAAATAA